A window of the Cystobacter fuscus genome harbors these coding sequences:
- a CDS encoding TIGR04013 family B12-binding domain/radical SAM domain-containing protein: MSSTNKVALVLSYQYPGKYALTVLAGAVESDPVGREVALRFPRDRDSLLASVRECLDEGYQVVVAWSFYSASFPAAAEELAWLRERLEGREVLCISGGVHATAETEQTLQAGFDLVAVGEGEAILLDLLGRMMRGEDPRQTRGFSQLVEGRVVPRGRGEGVVLDHYPPFAARNMKFGAIEITRGCIYACRFCQTPFLNKARFRHRTVENIAHWTRVLREAGKRDVRFITPTSMSYGTQDESMNLEAVERMLAAVREAMGPEGRVFYGTFPSEVRPEHVTPEALALLKRYVDNDNLIIGGQSGSERILQETRRGHDVETVVRAASLAVEWGFVPNVDFILGLPGETPEDVRATLELMRRLAHVGAKVHGHTFMPLPGTPYRDAPPGSVDDETRRELDRLASQGRLYGHWKQQVRLANGIATRRQPRR, encoded by the coding sequence ATGTCCTCCACGAACAAGGTCGCGCTCGTCCTGAGCTACCAGTACCCGGGCAAGTACGCCCTCACCGTCCTCGCGGGTGCGGTGGAGTCAGATCCGGTGGGGCGGGAAGTGGCCCTGCGTTTCCCCCGGGACCGGGACTCCCTGCTGGCCTCGGTGCGCGAGTGCCTCGACGAGGGCTACCAGGTGGTCGTGGCGTGGTCCTTCTACTCGGCGAGCTTCCCCGCGGCGGCGGAGGAACTCGCCTGGCTGCGTGAGCGGCTGGAGGGGCGCGAGGTGTTGTGCATCTCGGGCGGAGTGCACGCCACCGCCGAGACGGAACAGACGCTCCAGGCGGGCTTCGATCTCGTGGCGGTGGGTGAGGGCGAGGCCATCCTCCTGGACCTGCTCGGCCGGATGATGCGCGGGGAAGATCCCCGGCAGACGCGGGGCTTCTCCCAGCTCGTGGAGGGACGCGTGGTGCCTCGGGGCCGGGGCGAGGGCGTGGTGCTCGACCACTACCCACCCTTCGCGGCGAGGAACATGAAGTTCGGCGCCATCGAGATCACGCGCGGGTGCATCTACGCGTGCCGGTTCTGCCAGACGCCCTTCCTGAACAAGGCGCGCTTCCGGCACCGCACCGTGGAGAACATCGCCCACTGGACGCGTGTGCTGCGCGAAGCGGGCAAGCGGGACGTGCGCTTCATCACTCCCACCTCCATGTCCTACGGCACCCAGGACGAGTCGATGAACCTGGAAGCCGTGGAGCGGATGCTCGCCGCGGTGCGCGAGGCGATGGGCCCCGAGGGGCGGGTGTTCTATGGCACGTTCCCCTCGGAGGTGCGGCCCGAGCACGTGACGCCCGAGGCGCTGGCCCTGCTCAAGCGCTACGTGGACAACGACAACCTCATCATCGGGGGCCAGTCCGGCAGCGAGCGCATCCTCCAGGAGACGCGCCGGGGCCATGACGTGGAGACGGTGGTGCGGGCGGCGAGTCTGGCGGTGGAGTGGGGCTTCGTGCCCAACGTGGACTTCATCCTCGGCCTGCCGGGGGAGACTCCCGAGGATGTCCGGGCGACCCTCGAGTTGATGCGGCGCCTGGCGCACGTGGGCGCGAAGGTTCATGGTCATACGTTCATGCCGCTGCCGGGAACGCCCTACCGCGACGCGCCCCCGGGCTCGGTGGACGACGAGACCCGGCGGGAGTTGGATCGCCTGGCGTCGCAAGGCCGCCTGTATGGCCACTGGAAGCAGCAGGTGCGCCTGGCGAATGGAATCGCCACGAGGCGTCAGCCCAGGCGCTGA